A genome region from Candidatus Ancaeobacter aquaticus includes the following:
- a CDS encoding pitrilysin family protein has product SRYDTEFDLPIGIAHFVEHILFKSCKNMTSQGIFWEIESCGGKINAGTTREYSMVQVTIPTMYMDNALRVIKEIVHKPIFNKDAIAKEKKTVLGEIRREKDRFSVVWNLFYKNLWKEHPFRNPILGDEKSIKKISARHIRKFYDACYCGSNMVISVASSLTDNTVQKKIKKIFTTIKKGKEVHPQCAAESKRKRRGVHLKKNIHQTHVILGFETCHQFTEDRYVLRLIEIALGGDGYSRLFRELREKRQLIYSIDIFSSNFEDTGYFATYFAALSRNVEKIVHEIFSQTEQIRAKGLRKEELVYAKAQYRGNILKRFETNLSVARILGVETLLRGEFEDFDKAIGKVASITNKDITRVAQKYLHIEEAVMIAVGS; this is encoded by the coding sequence AGCAGGTATGATACTGAGTTTGATCTGCCTATAGGTATAGCGCATTTTGTTGAGCATATCCTTTTTAAATCATGCAAAAACATGACCTCGCAGGGAATATTCTGGGAGATAGAATCATGCGGCGGGAAGATCAATGCCGGGACAACACGCGAATATTCTATGGTGCAGGTAACAATACCGACAATGTATATGGATAATGCGCTTCGTGTTATTAAGGAGATTGTCCATAAACCGATCTTTAACAAGGATGCTATTGCAAAGGAAAAAAAGACTGTATTAGGTGAGATACGCAGAGAAAAAGATCGTTTTTCCGTAGTGTGGAATCTTTTCTATAAAAACCTATGGAAAGAACATCCCTTCCGCAACCCAATTCTCGGTGATGAAAAATCTATTAAGAAGATTTCCGCGCGACATATAAGAAAATTTTATGATGCATGCTACTGCGGATCTAACATGGTCATATCTGTTGCATCAAGCTTGACCGATAATACTGTACAGAAAAAGATAAAAAAGATTTTTACCACAATAAAAAAAGGAAAGGAAGTGCATCCTCAATGTGCCGCAGAGTCGAAAAGGAAGCGTAGAGGGGTGCATCTTAAGAAAAATATTCATCAAACACATGTTATCCTCGGTTTTGAAACATGTCACCAGTTCACTGAGGATCGGTATGTTTTACGCCTCATTGAGATAGCGTTAGGCGGAGACGGGTACTCGCGTTTATTTCGGGAATTGCGCGAAAAAAGACAGTTAATATATTCGATAGATATATTTTCATCGAATTTTGAGGATACGGGATATTTTGCGACCTATTTTGCTGCATTGTCCCGTAATGTTGAAAAGATTGTTCATGAAATATTTTCCCAGACAGAACAGATTCGCGCAAAAGGTTTAAGAAAAGAAGAGCTGGTATATGCAAAAGCCCAGTATCGGGGGAATATACTGAAGCGTTTTGAAACAAATCTTTCAGTGGCACGCATACTGGGAGTAGAAACATTATTAAGGGGTGAGTTTGAGGATTTTGATAAGGCAATCGGTAAAGTAGCTTCGATAACAAATAAAGATATTACCCGCGTCGCACAAAAATACTTACATATAGAAGAAGCGGTTATGATTGCCGTTGGCAGCTGA
- a CDS encoding cyclic nucleotide-binding domain-containing protein, producing the protein MTEEKNNNQKKSFWTILAEHVDFSLFKFLKESTIEEVSFTPRRGEKYHIIKNPKEVKYLRLSDKDHFIFEQLDGKNTVSEIVYAYFMKYKALAFERVAGLIEELYSSHFLTAKPVNVFKKLKNYFDRKTLIHWMNGLKEWFFQKTFPINNIDNILTKMYKGGVWLFFTRFAKVSYVILSIVGTLMFITNIVPSDQYHILKSGDSYAVGFFTFLMISIVVIFIHEGAHAFTVKSYGRSVPKGGFLFYFGAPCFYAETSDIWMESKTRRIAVSWAGPYAELVIASTLSIILSLWPASPLSDVLFKATIFCYLGVVLNLDPLLEFDGYFMLMDWLEIPLLRKKAIDFVKKDLFKKVVHKETFEREEKIYTVFGIFSIVWTAIAITIAVLFLKMRFFQILSEFVTGDSIGIKIFSFIFFVCIVVPLALSLLCFVLLSLRRLWRIIIARGVLQNPLSIIATCVPLGCFVIFLPEILYGYTTPQYLSGMYILLGLISFYFSCKACVNLHKPLQGLPLVFLSLYPILQGLMVYVPVTWVTPLHLLTLLLIVIALSMFFYNAFIAKNGITIRVFYCVAVMGSLCVVLYYKMCCFNPLLLGTDCLSYGSIILCIVGAVLLLNVFGKKIFYVYLLFSGALLMLAAGCNEQVNHFAIPLTSLFVTVGIYIYYVTACGVKNVVMQYDPVTGNDEERFSQGFSVLLGNVIKGIGEMSGITNERYLKSIIADNKRINNEGEVQALKGVSQVSKQCVGQGEALLKSSTKLVGDTLVKKLLYGTLETMYWEDREVVNHYFTRLVKDAHGIAYEKRYLKDDPEEILKQNELFKNLPHEELQYLVNRFRAERYSDNYDVIKQGDKGDKFYVVKTGTVDVIYNDSVQGEKVLATLKRGDYFGEIALLKDVPRTATVRSSSPVTLLSLSKSDFNHLVKKYFSLIKNIHKGIGARKERIDIISVIPLFAEFSYQQLALISLRMKEAEFDKGACIVSQGEVGDKFYIIQEGEVDVAVQDETGEIKNISTLYDGDYFGEIALILKVARTASVTARKKTKVFQLEKNDFDEMIKKHLFANKNLEQVATRRLYNVNKQKT; encoded by the coding sequence ATGACGGAAGAAAAAAACAATAATCAGAAAAAATCATTTTGGACAATCCTCGCTGAACACGTTGATTTTTCACTCTTTAAGTTTTTAAAAGAATCCACGATTGAAGAAGTTTCATTTACTCCTCGTCGAGGAGAAAAATATCACATTATTAAAAATCCAAAAGAAGTGAAATATCTTCGTCTCAGTGATAAAGACCATTTTATTTTTGAACAGCTTGACGGGAAAAATACTGTTTCAGAGATCGTGTATGCGTATTTTATGAAATACAAAGCACTCGCGTTTGAAAGAGTTGCGGGCCTTATTGAGGAGCTTTACTCTAGCCATTTTTTAACTGCTAAACCCGTTAATGTTTTTAAAAAATTAAAGAATTATTTTGATCGGAAAACGCTCATTCATTGGATGAACGGTCTCAAAGAATGGTTCTTTCAAAAAACATTTCCCATAAATAATATTGATAACATATTAACTAAAATGTACAAGGGCGGGGTATGGCTCTTTTTTACCCGCTTTGCAAAAGTTTCCTACGTGATACTTTCAATTGTTGGCACCTTAATGTTTATTACTAATATTGTTCCCTCTGATCAGTATCATATCCTGAAATCCGGTGATTCATACGCGGTAGGTTTTTTTACTTTTTTAATGATCAGTATTGTTGTTATTTTTATACATGAAGGAGCTCATGCGTTTACCGTAAAATCATATGGCAGGAGTGTGCCAAAGGGAGGGTTCCTGTTTTATTTCGGCGCGCCATGTTTTTATGCTGAAACAAGCGATATATGGATGGAAAGCAAAACCAGAAGAATAGCGGTATCATGGGCTGGTCCGTACGCAGAATTGGTTATTGCCAGCACGCTTTCAATTATACTGTCTCTATGGCCAGCTAGTCCATTAAGCGATGTGCTTTTTAAGGCAACAATATTCTGTTATCTTGGCGTTGTACTTAATCTTGATCCGCTTTTAGAGTTTGACGGATATTTTATGCTTATGGATTGGCTTGAAATACCGCTACTAAGGAAAAAAGCAATTGATTTCGTAAAGAAGGATCTCTTTAAAAAAGTGGTACATAAGGAAACGTTTGAACGAGAAGAGAAAATATATACTGTTTTTGGTATTTTCTCTATCGTGTGGACAGCAATTGCGATCACGATCGCTGTATTGTTCCTAAAAATGCGTTTCTTTCAGATTTTAAGTGAGTTTGTAACCGGGGATAGTATCGGTATTAAAATATTCTCATTCATATTTTTTGTGTGTATTGTTGTTCCCCTGGCATTATCACTTCTCTGTTTTGTTCTTCTTTCATTGAGAAGGTTGTGGCGTATTATTATTGCTCGTGGTGTTCTTCAGAATCCTCTCAGTATTATTGCAACGTGTGTGCCTTTGGGTTGTTTTGTTATATTTTTGCCGGAAATACTGTATGGGTATACGACGCCCCAGTATTTGAGCGGAATGTATATACTATTGGGTCTTATTTCTTTCTATTTTTCTTGTAAGGCATGTGTGAATCTACACAAACCTTTGCAGGGTCTTCCGCTAGTATTTCTCAGCCTGTATCCTATATTGCAAGGCTTGATGGTATATGTGCCTGTCACATGGGTAACTCCGTTACATTTACTGACACTTCTACTAATTGTTATTGCACTGAGTATGTTTTTCTATAATGCGTTTATTGCGAAAAACGGTATAACTATTAGAGTGTTTTATTGTGTAGCTGTTATGGGCTCACTGTGCGTTGTTTTATACTATAAAATGTGTTGTTTTAATCCGCTGTTATTAGGGACAGATTGTTTATCTTATGGATCAATTATATTGTGCATAGTGGGTGCAGTGCTCCTCTTAAATGTTTTTGGGAAGAAGATATTTTATGTGTATCTTCTTTTTTCTGGCGCTTTGCTTATGCTTGCAGCTGGGTGCAATGAACAAGTCAACCATTTTGCAATTCCCTTGACATCACTTTTTGTAACAGTAGGGATATATATATATTATGTGACAGCGTGTGGTGTTAAAAATGTTGTTATGCAGTACGATCCGGTAACAGGAAATGACGAGGAAAGGTTTTCTCAGGGTTTCTCGGTTTTGCTTGGAAATGTTATAAAAGGTATAGGTGAAATGTCAGGAATAACGAATGAGCGTTACTTGAAAAGTATCATCGCTGATAATAAAAGAATAAATAATGAGGGAGAAGTACAAGCCCTTAAAGGAGTCTCACAGGTCAGTAAGCAGTGTGTTGGGCAGGGGGAAGCGCTTCTGAAAAGCAGTACGAAGCTGGTTGGGGACACTTTGGTTAAAAAACTGCTGTATGGAACTCTTGAAACGATGTACTGGGAAGACAGGGAAGTGGTAAACCACTATTTTACACGGTTGGTCAAAGATGCCCATGGGATTGCCTATGAGAAACGGTATTTGAAAGATGATCCTGAGGAAATCCTTAAACAGAATGAATTATTTAAGAATTTGCCGCATGAGGAGTTGCAGTATTTAGTGAACAGGTTCCGCGCTGAACGCTATTCTGATAATTATGATGTTATCAAACAGGGAGATAAGGGCGATAAATTTTATGTAGTTAAGACCGGTACGGTTGATGTGATCTACAACGACTCTGTGCAGGGAGAAAAAGTATTAGCTACACTGAAACGCGGTGATTATTTTGGCGAGATCGCGCTTTTAAAAGATGTGCCGCGTACAGCAACAGTCCGATCATCGTCGCCGGTAACGCTGCTGTCTCTTTCAAAAAGTGATTTTAACCATTTAGTAAAAAAATATTTTTCATTGATCAAGAATATTCATAAGGGGATTGGCGCACGTAAAGAACGAATTGATATAATAAGCGTTATACCGCTTTTTGCTGAGTTTTCATATCAACAGCTTGCTCTTATTTCTTTACGGATGAAGGAAGCAGAATTTGATAAAGGTGCATGTATTGTTTCACAAGGTGAAGTAGGTGATAAGTTTTATATAATTCAAGAGGGTGAAGTTGATGTCGCGGTACAGGACGAAACAGGAGAGATAAAAAATATATCAACCTTATATGACGGTGATTACTTCGGTGAGATAGCGCTGATACTGAAAGTAGCTCGTACAGCAAGCGTGACAGCGAGAAAGAAAACCAAGGTATTTCAATTAGAAAAAAATGATTTTGATGAAATGATCAAGAAACATCTTTTTGCGAATAAAAATCTTGAACAAGTTGCGACACGAAGATTATATAATGTAAATAAGCAAAAGACATAA
- a CDS encoding DUF2180 family protein — protein sequence MNCWHCERPAIGACVFCGRGICKDHIQSMPNPLTMYRGSDNKLKALVVPDALYCGVCKPKEDPVDMSEIEQ from the coding sequence ATGAATTGTTGGCATTGTGAACGACCGGCAATAGGCGCGTGTGTGTTTTGCGGGCGAGGGATATGTAAAGATCATATACAATCTATGCCTAATCCATTAACCATGTATCGCGGCAGCGATAACAAGCTTAAAGCGCTTGTTGTGCCTGATGCTTTGTATTGCGGAGTTTGTAAACCAAAAGAAGATCCCGTAGATATGAGTGAAATAGAGCAGTAA
- the folE gene encoding GTP cyclohydrolase I FolE, with protein MQKHVEEIIRALGEDPKRDGLLKTPRRVEESMQYLTSGYKINPKDIIKDAVFEETYDEMVVLRDIRVFSLCEHHLLPFYGKCHIAYLPQGKLIGLSKLAEVVQIYARRLQVQERLTVQIADCLMDALNPLGVGVVVEALHLCMAMRGVEEKDASAVTSSMLGAFRNDRSTRMEFLSLIGK; from the coding sequence ATGCAGAAACATGTTGAAGAAATAATACGCGCACTTGGTGAAGACCCAAAAAGGGACGGTTTGTTAAAAACGCCCCGTCGGGTAGAAGAATCAATGCAGTATTTAACGAGCGGGTACAAGATTAACCCGAAAGATATTATTAAAGACGCTGTTTTTGAAGAGACGTACGATGAAATGGTTGTGTTAAGAGATATTCGCGTGTTCTCGCTTTGCGAACATCATTTACTTCCGTTTTACGGAAAATGTCACATTGCGTATTTGCCACAGGGTAAACTTATCGGATTAAGTAAACTTGCCGAGGTAGTTCAGATATATGCTCGTAGATTGCAGGTTCAGGAGCGGCTCACGGTGCAGATCGCTGACTGTTTGATGGACGCGTTAAATCCTCTTGGTGTTGGCGTTGTTGTTGAAGCGTTACATTTATGCATGGCGATGCGAGGAGTTGAGGAAAAAGATGCATCAGCGGTAACAAGCTCTATGCTCGGTGCATTCAGAAATGACCGCAGCACACGTATGGAGTTCCTCAGCCTCATCGGCAAATAA
- the corA gene encoding magnesium/cobalt transporter CorA → MITTILYSSGKISFNLPTDQLSQTISQPENITWTDIKDPSPDDLAVLDEVFHFHPLAIEYCIKPPTSPKIVFFGESIFIIFFSVKYDSHNKRLITVPLNIFLGKNHLVTFHKKDVRGVNETFDVIKQNPAETLALGADFTLYILLDLISEKYLDILDSLNNRIEVVEDKVLQNESENVSKELFKLKKEMLHLRKITSPQRDSISRLIREATPIIKSNVKIYFHDVYDKLFKVSETITTCVDILISTQELFFSVVSNKTNQVVKTLAVIATVFMPLTLITGIYGMNFKHIPGLDSPYGYYSTLILMVLICGTALWIFKRKNWF, encoded by the coding sequence ATGATCACTACCATACTTTATAGCAGCGGAAAAATATCATTTAATTTACCAACGGATCAACTCTCACAAACTATTTCTCAACCAGAAAATATCACCTGGACAGACATTAAAGATCCTTCACCTGATGATTTGGCTGTTCTTGATGAAGTGTTTCATTTTCATCCTTTGGCAATCGAGTATTGCATTAAACCGCCTACATCACCTAAAATTGTGTTTTTTGGTGAATCTATTTTTATTATTTTTTTCTCTGTAAAGTATGATAGCCACAATAAAAGACTTATAACTGTTCCCCTCAACATATTTCTGGGAAAAAACCACCTTGTTACATTCCATAAAAAAGATGTTCGTGGTGTCAATGAAACGTTTGATGTTATAAAACAAAATCCCGCTGAAACACTTGCACTTGGCGCTGATTTTACGCTTTATATTCTTCTTGATTTAATATCAGAGAAGTATCTCGATATTCTGGACAGCTTAAATAATCGTATTGAAGTCGTAGAAGATAAAGTATTGCAGAATGAATCTGAAAATGTATCAAAAGAACTATTTAAATTAAAAAAAGAAATGCTGCATTTACGTAAAATCACTTCACCTCAACGAGATAGCATTTCACGACTTATCCGCGAAGCTACACCTATCATTAAAAGTAACGTGAAAATATATTTTCATGATGTGTACGATAAGCTTTTTAAGGTTAGTGAGACTATTACCACGTGCGTTGATATCCTCATCAGCACACAGGAACTGTTCTTTTCTGTTGTATCAAATAAGACTAACCAGGTTGTAAAAACTCTTGCGGTAATCGCTACCGTGTTTATGCCTCTTACATTAATTACCGGTATCTATGGTATGAATTTTAAACATATACCCGGGCTTGATTCACCGTATGGATATTATAGCACCCTGATATTGATGGTGCTTATTTGTGGAACAGCATTGTGGATATTCAAACGCAAAAATTGGTTCTGA